From one Shewanella sp. GD04112 genomic stretch:
- the rlmA gene encoding 23S rRNA (guanine(745)-N(1))-methyltransferase — translation MQYICPLCALPLTLTERTWGCPQAHKFDMAKEGYVNLLPVQKKNSKDPGDNQQMMLARREFLTAGYYQSLSDRVNALALEYASEAQQILDIGCGEGYYSHRLYNALTAVHPCQLQGVDISKSAIKYAAKRYPNLSFCVASAYEMPIPSHSIDLAIRIYAPSKVEELQRVMTPNGILITVSPGPLHHFALKQQIYAEPRLHPASDAKIEGFECLHQERLRSQLELNNSQDISHFLEMTPYAWKFTAEQKHTFAQSGLSCELDFQIEVHRISV, via the coding sequence ATGCAATATATATGTCCTTTGTGTGCCTTACCGCTCACCTTGACTGAACGAACTTGGGGATGCCCGCAGGCACACAAGTTCGACATGGCCAAAGAAGGCTATGTGAATCTGCTTCCCGTGCAGAAGAAAAATTCCAAAGACCCCGGTGATAATCAACAGATGATGTTGGCTCGCAGGGAGTTTTTAACTGCGGGTTACTATCAAAGCTTAAGTGACAGAGTGAATGCGTTGGCGCTTGAATATGCCAGCGAGGCGCAGCAGATCCTCGATATCGGCTGTGGTGAGGGCTATTACAGCCATCGTTTGTACAATGCGCTTACCGCCGTGCATCCGTGCCAATTACAAGGCGTGGACATCTCCAAATCGGCGATAAAATATGCGGCTAAACGGTACCCTAATCTTAGCTTTTGTGTGGCGAGCGCCTACGAAATGCCTATTCCATCGCATAGTATCGATTTAGCGATTCGTATTTATGCGCCATCGAAGGTAGAAGAGTTACAGCGGGTCATGACGCCCAATGGCATTTTGATCACAGTATCACCAGGACCTTTACATCATTTTGCGCTAAAACAGCAAATTTATGCCGAACCGAGATTGCATCCAGCGTCGGATGCCAAGATTGAGGGGTTCGAATGTTTACACCAAGAGCGGCTTAGGTCACAACTTGAGCTAAATAACAGCCAAGATATTAGCCATTTTCTGGAAATGACCCCCTATGCTTGGAAGTTTACAGCCGAACAAAAGCACACATTTGCACAGAGCGGATTAAGCTGCGAATTAGACTTTCAGATTGAAGTACATCGCATTTCAGTCTAG
- the sbcB gene encoding exodeoxyribonuclease I yields MYTASQPSIFWHDYETFGANPAKDRPAQFAGIRTDLDLNIISEPETFYCKQSTDYLPSPEAILITGITPQLANLKGLPETEFMGRIHALFSQPNTCVAGYNSLRFDDEVTRYGFYRNFIDPYAREWQNGNTRWDIIDLVRACYAFRPEGIHWPLKEDGSPSFKLEHLTQANGLSHEKAHDAMSDVYATIAMAKLIKEKQPKLYQYYFELRRKQAVSAQIDVLNMQPLAHVSSKISALQGCTTLIAPVAHHPSNKNAIICVNLAMDLSPLFELDVEQIKTRMYTPRAELAADELPIPVKQVHLNKCPFITSAKILDDAQAERLNIDKAFAREQYKRLKAHPELREKLAQLFEHEGEVTTTDPDLMLYSGGFFSPADKAKMEIIRHTLPQNLAALDLQFDDGRIPEMLFRYRARNYPELLNDQEAQRWRTFCQQRLSDQDYLLKLENLLQDTEGDEHKQKLLAALCHYLRGL; encoded by the coding sequence ATGTATACAGCATCTCAGCCAAGTATTTTTTGGCACGATTATGAAACCTTCGGAGCCAATCCCGCCAAGGATAGACCGGCCCAGTTTGCCGGGATCCGCACAGACTTAGATCTCAATATCATCAGTGAACCCGAGACTTTTTACTGTAAACAATCAACGGATTATCTCCCCTCGCCCGAAGCCATTTTAATCACAGGGATCACACCACAATTAGCCAATTTAAAGGGGTTGCCTGAAACCGAGTTTATGGGCCGTATTCATGCACTCTTTAGCCAACCGAATACCTGTGTCGCAGGCTATAACTCCTTACGTTTTGACGATGAAGTCACCCGCTACGGTTTCTACCGTAACTTTATCGATCCTTATGCCCGCGAATGGCAAAATGGCAATACACGCTGGGATATAATCGATTTAGTCAGAGCTTGCTATGCGTTTAGACCAGAAGGGATCCATTGGCCATTAAAAGAAGATGGCTCGCCCAGCTTTAAGTTAGAGCACCTGACGCAAGCCAATGGTTTAAGCCATGAAAAAGCCCACGATGCCATGTCTGATGTGTACGCCACCATAGCTATGGCCAAACTGATTAAAGAAAAACAACCCAAGTTATATCAATACTATTTCGAGCTACGCCGTAAACAGGCCGTGAGTGCCCAAATCGATGTGTTGAATATGCAGCCGCTTGCCCATGTGAGTTCCAAAATCAGTGCGCTGCAGGGGTGTACGACGCTGATTGCCCCCGTAGCCCACCATCCAAGCAACAAAAACGCCATTATTTGCGTTAACTTAGCCATGGATTTAAGCCCGCTGTTTGAGCTGGATGTCGAGCAAATAAAGACTCGCATGTATACACCGAGAGCCGAGCTTGCCGCAGATGAGTTACCTATCCCGGTCAAACAAGTTCATCTTAACAAATGCCCTTTTATTACCTCGGCCAAAATTTTGGATGATGCCCAGGCTGAAAGGCTCAATATCGATAAAGCCTTTGCCAGAGAACAATACAAACGCTTAAAGGCTCACCCAGAATTGCGTGAAAAACTGGCACAACTCTTTGAGCATGAAGGCGAAGTCACAACCACAGATCCTGACTTAATGCTGTATTCGGGTGGTTTTTTCAGCCCCGCCGATAAAGCCAAGATGGAGATCATTCGCCATACCTTGCCACAAAATTTAGCGGCGCTGGATCTGCAGTTTGATGATGGACGCATACCCGAGATGCTGTTCCGCTATCGAGCACGTAACTATCCTGAGCTGCTGAATGATCAAGAAGCTCAGCGTTGGCGTACTTTCTGCCAACAACGTTTGAGCGATCAGGATTATTTACTCAAACTTGAAAATCTGCTGCAAGACACCGAGGGTGATGAACACAAACAGAAGTTACTCGCGGCCCTGTGTCACTATCTACGCGGGCTCTAA
- the cdd gene encoding cytidine deaminase: MQDRFIKSITQLPTPLADALIPLLHQNFAGHIDAQQLAELVQSSKMTEAEVLLALLPIAAALAKPPISEFYVGAIAKGKSGDIYMGANLELPGEALFHSVHAEQSAISHAWLSGESQIVDMIVNASPCGHCRQFMNELVDGGQIKIHLPSQDSHLLSYYLPYAFGPKDLNVQSPLLVKQETEFALDSSDPMVIEALDHAGLSYAPYTQSYAAVVLETADGATYCGRYAENAAFNPSMLPMQMALSNLTRHNRDFGEIRRAVLVESSQGKISLVGATMDALHAVAAIELEHIVVDPV; this comes from the coding sequence ATGCAAGATAGATTTATCAAAAGCATAACCCAGCTGCCAACACCATTGGCTGACGCATTAATTCCCCTATTACATCAAAACTTTGCGGGACATATTGATGCACAGCAACTGGCAGAGTTAGTCCAAAGCAGCAAAATGACCGAAGCCGAAGTATTACTGGCGCTACTGCCTATTGCCGCCGCCTTGGCGAAACCGCCTATTAGTGAGTTTTATGTCGGCGCGATTGCCAAAGGAAAAAGTGGTGACATCTATATGGGCGCCAACCTTGAACTGCCCGGCGAGGCCCTGTTTCACTCTGTGCATGCGGAGCAAAGCGCCATCAGTCACGCTTGGTTAAGTGGCGAAAGCCAAATTGTCGATATGATAGTCAATGCCAGCCCCTGCGGTCATTGCCGTCAGTTTATGAACGAACTGGTCGATGGTGGCCAAATCAAGATCCATTTGCCATCGCAAGACAGCCATTTACTGTCCTATTACCTGCCCTACGCGTTTGGGCCAAAGGACTTAAATGTGCAGTCGCCCTTGCTGGTCAAGCAGGAAACCGAATTTGCCCTCGATAGCAGCGATCCTATGGTGATTGAGGCGTTAGATCATGCGGGTTTAAGCTACGCGCCTTATACCCAAAGTTACGCGGCAGTCGTATTAGAAACAGCGGATGGCGCAACCTATTGTGGTCGCTACGCTGAAAACGCGGCGTTTAACCCTTCCATGCTGCCAATGCAGATGGCCTTATCGAATCTGACTCGACATAACCGTGATTTTGGCGAGATCCGCCGCGCGGTGCTGGTTGAGTCATCACAGGGGAAAATCAGTTTAGTGGGCGCAACCATGGATGCGTTACATGCCGTTGCGGCCATCGAACTTGAGCATATTGTGGTCGACCCCGTTTAA
- a CDS encoding DUF1289 domain-containing protein has translation MRSGQSNHLEHPCVRNCCLDQQDICMGCFRHLDEILAWRTMTQTQREDCYLRMAERKLAFEAKRSANHLAK, from the coding sequence ATGCGGTCTGGTCAGAGTAATCACCTCGAACATCCCTGTGTGCGAAATTGCTGCCTCGATCAGCAAGATATCTGTATGGGCTGCTTTAGGCATTTGGATGAGATCTTAGCCTGGCGCACCATGACACAGACGCAGCGCGAGGATTGTTACTTAAGAATGGCTGAGCGTAAGCTTGCATTCGAGGCAAAACGAAGCGCTAATCACTTAGCTAAGTGA
- a CDS encoding VOC family protein: protein MDHHSINYLEIPTTDIGRSKAFFNTVFGWRFEDYGPQYSCFIDAGITGGFYQAEVSFNLEKGCPLIVLYSKDLEQTQAAVKAAGGAISTDIFSFPGGRRFHFIEPAGNEYAVWSE, encoded by the coding sequence ATGGATCATCACAGCATTAATTATTTAGAAATCCCCACCACAGATATTGGTCGCTCGAAGGCCTTTTTTAATACGGTATTTGGTTGGCGCTTTGAGGATTACGGCCCGCAATATAGCTGTTTTATTGATGCGGGGATCACGGGAGGTTTTTATCAAGCAGAGGTAAGTTTTAACCTCGAAAAAGGTTGTCCGCTCATCGTGTTGTACAGCAAGGATTTAGAACAGACACAAGCGGCGGTGAAGGCGGCGGGCGGCGCTATCAGTACAGATATTTTCAGCTTTCCCGGTGGACGGCGTTTCCATTTTATTGAGCCAGCTGGCAACGAATATGCGGTCTGGTCAGAGTAA
- a CDS encoding DUF445 domain-containing protein, translated as MNKSLVTNVLAAICVALGYALSQPILFNVGLFALSGAITNWLAVYMLFEKVPGLYGSGVVPSRFEEFKAGIAHLMMKQFFTTENIDRFLSEKDGISQIDLAPVIDKVDLAPSFDALVNTVAQSSFGGMLSMFGGTEALMPLKEPFIEKMKASLVEMSESEQFRNLLKQEIEQPNVMADLQTKIANIVEQRLNELTPQMVKQIVQEMIQTHLGWLVVWGGVFGGAIGLVAALVQG; from the coding sequence TTGAATAAGAGTTTAGTGACAAATGTGCTAGCGGCCATTTGCGTTGCATTGGGATACGCATTGAGCCAACCCATTCTGTTTAATGTTGGTTTATTTGCTTTATCTGGCGCCATTACTAACTGGCTTGCGGTGTATATGTTGTTTGAGAAGGTCCCAGGTTTATACGGTTCGGGCGTCGTGCCATCGCGTTTTGAAGAATTCAAAGCGGGGATTGCGCATCTTATGATGAAGCAGTTCTTCACCACTGAGAATATCGACCGTTTTCTGTCGGAAAAAGATGGAATTAGCCAAATCGATTTAGCGCCTGTGATTGATAAAGTGGACTTAGCGCCATCCTTCGATGCTTTAGTTAACACTGTGGCTCAATCTTCCTTCGGGGGCATGTTATCCATGTTTGGCGGCACTGAGGCGTTAATGCCGTTAAAGGAACCCTTTATCGAGAAGATGAAAGCCTCTTTGGTGGAAATGTCCGAGAGTGAACAGTTCCGCAACCTATTGAAACAAGAGATTGAACAGCCGAATGTAATGGCCGATCTACAAACGAAGATCGCTAATATCGTTGAACAACGCCTAAATGAATTAACGCCGCAAATGGTTAAACAAATCGTGCAGGAGATGATCCAGACACATTTAGGTTGGCTCGTAGTGTGGGGCGGGGTATTTGGTGGCGCTATCGGACTTGTCGCCGCCTTAGTACAAGGTTAA
- a CDS encoding VOC family protein: MDSAFNTAGALGWHELTTHDTEEAMRFYGEVFGWQFRTVKMPHGQYHLIENQGVGIGGITDNLIPALPSHWTGYVTVADVDLVAINAKKLGGDILFGPEDIPKVGRFCWIKDPQGAIIAAISYLSA, translated from the coding sequence ATGGACTCTGCATTTAATACCGCTGGTGCTTTAGGTTGGCATGAACTCACGACCCACGATACCGAAGAAGCCATGCGCTTTTATGGCGAAGTGTTTGGTTGGCAGTTTAGAACGGTCAAAATGCCCCATGGTCAGTATCATCTCATTGAAAATCAAGGCGTAGGTATTGGCGGTATTACCGATAATCTGATCCCAGCATTACCTTCGCATTGGACGGGGTACGTCACAGTGGCCGACGTCGATTTGGTCGCTATTAATGCGAAAAAACTCGGCGGCGATATTCTCTTCGGCCCAGAGGATATTCCTAAAGTGGGTCGTTTTTGTTGGATAAAAGATCCACAGGGCGCCATTATCGCCGCAATTAGTTACCTCTCAGCCTAA
- a CDS encoding DUF748 domain-containing protein — MLTQLSRLKLAFFSRPRYQRILAYLTIIYLSYLIILGLVLPKAVVSFAPEKLAEVLGRPVTLQDMRVNPFTFQVNIEQFEVKEKDNQAFAGLSQLQFEVNFWQSVFNQAVVIDHIQLQGPFANIRRFQTQGKTQFNFDDIITTLNQAKTPSEPETATESTHPPRVILGEFSLTAGKVKFDDKITQALVDYPNINFKLSQLDTEYLMTANPASPANGQATTSQDKPATDTTQANSASNPPSILHNQFVAQLQDAHAGEVSLAGQFQLFPFKLVGDAQLAKLQLAPLWQFVADQFKVKLAAGELSISSHYQVELPADGNVQLTADRGQVIVEKVDLLNGDQSVIALPLLAIDGINLNLAKQRVDIKQIHSEGLSLKAKLDEQGIDLAQLLMPKSMAASTDTAAPNTSAEAQTPETAAETNASATSASQAASDTSATEQQDAWLVTLGGLSIENYDIQLAEHKLTQTAQQWRVYPLNFATQTIVSDLKAPIEYELSFALNDKGRFISKGQVDVPSESINADLKVEQLALAQFQPYLAPYVNMQLSSGLFSSDGKLNADGKGKAIYQGSVELDDLSILDNIRKAPLVKWQKMHINQLDFDQQLNKINIDHLSFNQPYAKVVIAKDRTTNISNLIVETPATDASETTATTTKTVAKPQSSPNATAKQPELSLDIQKISFNQGSAFFADNSLTPNFASGIEQLEGNISHLSSKPGTTASVDIKGKIDRYAPVTLKGDINPLLDKPYLDLDLVFKSVELTSVNPYSGTYAGYYIDKGQLSLALNYKLEQNQLKGSNHLVIDQLKLGKRSNSDLATSLPVTLAIALLQDRHGVIDLGMEVSGDLDSPSFSVGGIIMTAITNVITKAVTAPFSFLAGLVGSDETLDKIPFNPGQFVLSPHELESLDKLAKGLDDRPMLKLSLEGSVDAIKDSQAIAERMMKRKLATLANLPLAELPADLSPSQFPTEGSLADALVKLYEQEVKTNPDDVKDTIVAETKDAPLSKEELTTRWHIALYNLTVKAQTVSPGMLGDLAQERAKSVKAYLVDTKGIAPERIFLLESRVTLSQDAAQVNMSIDAN; from the coding sequence ATGTTGACTCAGCTATCACGGTTAAAACTGGCGTTCTTTAGCCGTCCTCGATACCAACGAATTCTCGCCTATTTAACGATAATCTACTTAAGTTACCTGATTATCCTTGGACTGGTGCTCCCCAAGGCCGTAGTGTCTTTCGCCCCAGAGAAGCTTGCAGAAGTATTGGGCCGTCCTGTGACGCTGCAGGATATGCGGGTCAATCCTTTTACCTTCCAAGTCAATATCGAACAGTTCGAAGTTAAAGAGAAAGATAATCAAGCCTTTGCAGGATTATCTCAGCTGCAATTTGAAGTCAACTTTTGGCAGTCAGTGTTTAATCAAGCCGTGGTGATTGACCATATCCAGCTGCAAGGCCCCTTCGCCAATATCCGTCGGTTTCAAACCCAAGGGAAAACCCAGTTTAACTTCGACGATATCATTACCACCCTCAATCAGGCGAAAACGCCGAGTGAGCCTGAAACTGCTACAGAAAGTACCCACCCACCGCGAGTGATATTAGGTGAATTCAGCTTAACGGCGGGCAAGGTCAAATTTGATGATAAAATCACCCAAGCCTTGGTTGATTACCCCAATATCAACTTCAAACTCAGTCAGTTAGATACTGAGTATTTGATGACGGCCAATCCTGCAAGCCCTGCAAATGGCCAAGCGACGACATCTCAGGATAAGCCAGCTACGGACACAACTCAGGCCAACTCTGCATCGAACCCTCCGAGTATTCTGCACAACCAATTTGTCGCCCAGTTGCAGGATGCCCATGCGGGCGAAGTCAGCCTTGCCGGACAATTCCAGCTTTTCCCCTTTAAGCTTGTCGGGGATGCACAGCTCGCCAAACTGCAACTCGCTCCACTCTGGCAATTTGTAGCCGACCAATTCAAGGTAAAACTGGCGGCGGGTGAACTCAGTATCAGCAGTCATTACCAAGTTGAGTTGCCAGCCGATGGAAACGTACAACTCACAGCCGACCGCGGCCAAGTGATTGTAGAGAAAGTTGATTTACTCAATGGCGACCAGTCCGTTATCGCCTTACCCTTGCTGGCGATTGATGGAATTAACCTCAACCTCGCCAAGCAACGTGTCGACATTAAGCAAATCCACAGTGAAGGTTTAAGCCTTAAAGCCAAGTTGGACGAACAAGGCATCGATTTAGCGCAGTTGTTAATGCCAAAATCTATGGCTGCCAGCACAGATACCGCAGCGCCGAACACATCAGCTGAAGCACAAACACCAGAAACAGCAGCTGAAACGAACGCGTCAGCCACATCGGCTTCACAAGCGGCCTCGGATACGAGCGCGACTGAACAGCAAGATGCCTGGTTAGTGACACTGGGCGGCCTGAGTATTGAAAACTACGATATTCAACTTGCGGAACATAAACTCACCCAAACCGCGCAGCAATGGCGTGTTTATCCCCTTAATTTTGCAACACAAACCATAGTGAGCGATTTAAAGGCGCCAATCGAATACGAACTTTCCTTTGCTCTAAATGATAAAGGACGCTTTATCTCCAAGGGGCAAGTCGATGTGCCTAGCGAGTCAATTAACGCCGACCTTAAAGTCGAGCAGCTCGCCTTAGCCCAATTCCAACCTTACCTCGCTCCCTATGTGAATATGCAGCTCAGCAGCGGCCTGTTCAGCAGTGATGGCAAGCTAAATGCCGACGGCAAAGGCAAAGCGATTTATCAAGGCAGTGTTGAGCTGGATGATTTGAGTATCCTCGACAACATTCGTAAAGCCCCTTTGGTTAAATGGCAAAAAATGCATATTAATCAGCTCGATTTTGACCAGCAGCTGAATAAAATTAATATCGACCATTTAAGCTTTAATCAGCCCTACGCTAAGGTGGTTATCGCAAAGGATCGCACGACCAATATCAGTAATCTAATTGTGGAAACGCCTGCGACCGACGCGTCTGAGACGACTGCGACAACGACAAAGACAGTGGCTAAGCCGCAGAGCAGCCCCAACGCAACGGCTAAGCAGCCCGAATTAAGCTTAGATATTCAGAAAATCAGCTTTAACCAAGGCTCGGCATTTTTCGCCGATAACTCCCTCACGCCTAACTTTGCCTCAGGCATTGAGCAGCTTGAAGGCAATATCAGTCACTTATCCTCTAAACCCGGCACGACAGCATCGGTCGATATTAAAGGGAAAATCGATCGTTATGCGCCAGTGACCCTAAAAGGGGATATTAACCCACTGCTGGATAAGCCTTATCTTGACTTAGACCTTGTGTTTAAGAGTGTCGAGCTGACCTCTGTGAATCCTTATTCAGGCACCTATGCGGGGTATTACATCGATAAGGGGCAATTGTCCTTAGCGCTCAACTACAAACTGGAGCAAAACCAACTCAAGGGCAGCAACCACTTAGTGATTGATCAGCTTAAGCTCGGTAAGCGCAGCAACAGTGACTTAGCCACCAGTTTGCCCGTAACATTAGCGATTGCCCTGTTACAGGACCGCCACGGCGTGATTGACCTTGGGATGGAGGTCTCCGGCGACTTAGACTCACCCAGCTTTAGTGTCGGCGGTATTATCATGACGGCCATCACCAATGTGATCACCAAGGCCGTAACAGCGCCCTTCTCTTTCCTTGCGGGCCTTGTAGGCTCCGATGAAACCTTGGATAAAATCCCCTTCAATCCAGGGCAATTTGTACTCAGCCCACATGAGCTAGAAAGCTTAGATAAGCTCGCTAAAGGCTTAGACGATCGCCCAATGCTCAAGCTGAGCCTTGAAGGCAGCGTCGATGCCATCAAGGATAGCCAAGCAATCGCCGAGCGCATGATGAAACGCAAGCTTGCCACGCTAGCCAATCTGCCACTGGCGGAATTACCCGCGGATCTCAGCCCGAGCCAATTCCCAACCGAAGGCTCACTGGCCGATGCGCTAGTCAAACTGTACGAGCAGGAAGTCAAAACCAATCCGGATGATGTGAAAGACACTATTGTTGCTGAGACCAAAGATGCGCCACTGAGCAAAGAGGAACTCACCACCCGTTGGCATATTGCGCTGTATAACCTCACGGTAAAAGCGCAAACAGTCAGCCCTGGCATGCTAGGTGATTTAGCCCAAGAGCGGGCTAAGTCGGTTAAAGCCTACCTTGTCGACACTAAAGGAATCGCGCCAGAGCGGATTTTCCTACTCGAGAGCCGAGTGACCCTGAGCCAAGATGCGGCGCAGGTGAATATGAGTATCGACGCAAACTAA
- a CDS encoding glutathione S-transferase N-terminal domain-containing protein: MFIIRWILGRIILLLNFVFTPKKRKRPQAEQQQIDAQTQALALYQYNACPFCVKVRRAMRRQGLNIQTVDAKQSPHKDELIAQGGKQQVPCLRIEENGQVQWLYESKEIINYLDQRFA; the protein is encoded by the coding sequence ATGTTTATTATTCGCTGGATTTTAGGCCGGATCATTTTGTTACTGAACTTTGTGTTCACCCCAAAGAAGCGCAAACGCCCACAGGCAGAACAACAACAAATTGACGCCCAGACCCAAGCGCTGGCCTTATATCAATACAATGCCTGCCCTTTCTGCGTGAAAGTGCGCCGCGCCATGCGTCGTCAAGGACTGAATATTCAAACGGTTGATGCAAAACAATCTCCGCACAAAGATGAGCTCATTGCTCAGGGCGGTAAACAACAGGTTCCTTGTTTACGCATCGAAGAAAATGGCCAAGTACAATGGCTGTATGAGTCGAAAGAAATTATTAACTACTTAGATCAACGCTTTGCCTAA
- a CDS encoding energy-coupling factor ABC transporter permease — MLDFWANRLAQIEWDISPLQCLSLLLLALWIYAIWPKEELQQVLKDKGLQWRLLLTLIAVNTLWLLNASIQVGLHLHFLGIVTCLLMFGWRLATVALLLPSAFFSVFVLKQPAEFGAFSLFAIAIPLFCAFILYSRSYHLFPKHIFVFIFVGAFINAGLSTVFHQFSWAFWLWWSMDYDWGVLIDNYLMLIPLLAFPEALLNGMAVTLLVVYQPQWLFDYSDREYLWRK, encoded by the coding sequence ATGTTGGACTTTTGGGCGAATCGTTTGGCACAAATCGAATGGGATATCAGCCCATTGCAGTGCCTAAGTCTATTGCTACTGGCGCTGTGGATTTATGCCATTTGGCCTAAGGAGGAGCTACAGCAAGTACTGAAGGACAAAGGCTTACAATGGCGGCTGTTATTGACCCTGATTGCGGTAAATACCCTGTGGTTGCTCAATGCCAGTATTCAAGTGGGATTGCATTTACACTTCTTAGGCATAGTCACTTGCCTACTGATGTTTGGTTGGCGTTTAGCCACGGTTGCCTTGCTGCTACCGAGCGCATTTTTCAGTGTGTTTGTGTTAAAACAGCCCGCCGAATTTGGTGCCTTTAGCTTGTTTGCTATCGCTATTCCGCTGTTCTGTGCCTTTATCCTCTACAGCCGTAGTTATCATTTGTTTCCTAAGCATATTTTTGTGTTTATTTTTGTCGGCGCCTTTATTAACGCAGGGTTGTCGACGGTTTTTCATCAATTCAGTTGGGCATTCTGGCTGTGGTGGTCAATGGATTATGACTGGGGCGTGTTGATTGATAATTATCTGATGTTAATCCCGCTATTAGCGTTCCCCGAAGCGCTACTCAATGGCATGGCGGTGACGCTTTTGGTGGTGTACCAACCCCAATGGTTGTTTGACTATTCGGATCGCGAATATCTTTGGCGTAAGTAA
- a CDS encoding Trm112 family protein: MAFDKKLLDIVACPVCKGKLEYDKTTQQLICKADKLAYPITDGIPVLLENRAVPLNEAV, translated from the coding sequence ATGGCGTTTGATAAAAAACTGTTAGACATAGTCGCTTGCCCTGTGTGCAAGGGAAAATTGGAATACGATAAAACAACGCAGCAATTGATTTGTAAGGCAGACAAATTAGCCTATCCAATCACGGATGGGATCCCTGTGTTACTCGAAAACCGTGCAGTTCCCTTAAACGAAGCGGTTTAA
- the lpxK gene encoding tetraacyldisaccharide 4'-kinase, whose product MQALVNKIWYEGHPLRWLLLPFSVLFALITAIRRSLFRLGLKSQTALPVPVIVVGNITVGGSGKTPTVIYLIELLRQQGFNPGVISRGYGADIQGVKVVTAADSAAAVGDEPAMIVARTSVPMVVGAKRVDTAKALLAEFAVDVIICDDGLQHYALGRDIELVVIDGKRGLGNRHLLPAGPLREGAWRLNQVDFVVVNGGPAQANQYEMQLSPSAVLPVNPKAKALFDPTLPVVAMAGIGHPARFFETLTQQGIQLALSHGFDDHQAYDKHVLCELAASRPLMMTEKDAVKCRDFAQENWWYLAVDAKLSPQFDQQLLSRVRSVAAAKQGKSHGV is encoded by the coding sequence ATGCAGGCGCTGGTGAATAAAATCTGGTACGAGGGCCACCCATTGCGGTGGCTCTTGTTGCCGTTTTCTGTGCTATTTGCCTTGATTACTGCGATTCGTCGCAGCCTGTTTCGCTTGGGACTCAAATCTCAAACCGCATTACCCGTGCCCGTTATCGTCGTCGGTAACATTACCGTTGGCGGCAGCGGTAAAACCCCCACAGTCATCTATTTGATTGAACTGCTGCGCCAACAGGGGTTTAACCCTGGCGTCATCAGCCGTGGTTATGGTGCGGATATCCAAGGGGTCAAAGTTGTTACCGCGGCAGATAGCGCGGCGGCAGTAGGCGATGAGCCCGCCATGATAGTCGCGCGCACCAGCGTGCCTATGGTGGTGGGAGCCAAACGTGTCGATACCGCTAAGGCGTTGCTGGCAGAGTTTGCGGTAGATGTGATTATCTGTGACGATGGCTTGCAGCATTACGCCCTCGGCCGTGACATTGAGCTGGTGGTGATTGATGGAAAGCGCGGTTTAGGGAATCGTCATTTGCTGCCCGCAGGGCCGCTACGGGAAGGGGCTTGGCGCCTAAATCAAGTGGATTTTGTGGTGGTCAATGGTGGACCCGCGCAGGCCAATCAATATGAGATGCAGCTGAGTCCAAGTGCGGTGTTACCAGTCAACCCTAAGGCAAAGGCCCTGTTTGACCCGACGCTACCTGTAGTGGCGATGGCGGGCATTGGTCATCCGGCGCGCTTTTTTGAGACGTTAACGCAGCAAGGTATTCAACTCGCGTTATCCCATGGTTTTGATGACCACCAAGCCTACGATAAACACGTGTTATGCGAGCTTGCGGCATCTCGCCCGCTGATGATGACAGAAAAAGATGCGGTTAAATGTCGCGATTTTGCACAAGAAAACTGGTGGTATTTGGCTGTGGATGCCAAGCTATCGCCACAATTTGATCAACAGCTGCTGAGCCGTGTGCGCTCTGTGGCTGCAGCTAAACAAGGAAAATCCCATGGCGTTTGA